A genomic region of Pseudoalteromonas piscicida contains the following coding sequences:
- a CDS encoding inosine/guanosine kinase, with the protein MKFPGRRRHKHYFPVEDKDPLINQLHADDRLKRSYICGIDQIVVDIEAKVDQAFLDEFHLQRGMSQVIDNDVTNALYDRLKRDDMIDYEFAGGTIGNTMHNYSVLADDRSVLLGVMSENIKIGSYAYKFLCNTSSRVDLDYLQPVDGPIGRCFTLIDDSGERTFAISAGLMNHLRPESICQTLIEESSALVISAYLMRTSGDETMTQATMQAVEYANNAGIPVVLTLGTKFLIEQDPKWWADFVAKHVDILAMNEEEGEAITGFSDPLLAADKALDWVDLVICTAGPKGLFMAGYVDDSCKRVTEYPLLPGAIPEFNRYEFSRAMKKAQCEQPIRAYSHTAPYMGGPDIIKNTNGAGDCALAAVLHDICANEYHKLNVPNSAKHEQSAITYSSLAQISKYANRASYEVLVQHSPRLSRGLPEREDSLEQSYWEQ; encoded by the coding sequence ATGAAATTTCCGGGACGCCGTAGGCATAAACACTATTTTCCGGTGGAAGATAAAGATCCGCTTATTAACCAGTTACACGCTGATGATCGGCTAAAAAGGAGCTATATCTGTGGTATAGATCAAATCGTCGTTGATATCGAAGCGAAAGTGGATCAAGCTTTTCTTGATGAATTCCACTTACAGCGTGGTATGTCACAAGTGATAGACAATGATGTCACCAACGCCCTTTATGATAGGCTAAAACGTGATGACATGATCGACTATGAATTTGCCGGCGGTACCATAGGTAACACCATGCACAACTATTCAGTGCTAGCAGATGACCGCTCAGTACTACTTGGAGTGATGAGTGAAAACATAAAGATTGGCAGCTACGCCTACAAATTTTTATGTAACACCTCAAGCCGAGTTGATCTAGACTACTTGCAGCCAGTTGATGGCCCCATCGGTCGTTGTTTTACACTTATCGATGACAGTGGTGAGCGAACTTTTGCTATCAGCGCAGGATTAATGAATCACCTACGTCCTGAGTCTATTTGCCAAACGCTTATCGAAGAATCATCGGCGTTAGTGATCAGCGCTTATTTGATGCGCACGAGTGGCGACGAAACCATGACACAAGCAACGATGCAGGCGGTTGAGTATGCCAATAATGCTGGCATACCCGTAGTATTGACGCTTGGCACTAAGTTCTTAATTGAACAAGACCCCAAATGGTGGGCTGACTTCGTTGCTAAACATGTTGATATCCTTGCGATGAACGAAGAAGAAGGTGAGGCGATCACAGGCTTTAGCGATCCACTTCTTGCCGCAGATAAAGCACTGGACTGGGTTGATTTGGTCATTTGTACCGCTGGCCCTAAAGGGCTGTTTATGGCGGGTTATGTTGATGACAGCTGCAAGCGTGTGACTGAATACCCGTTGCTGCCTGGCGCTATTCCTGAATTTAATCGCTACGAATTCTCACGCGCAATGAAAAAAGCCCAGTGTGAACAGCCGATCAGAGCATACAGCCATACCGCTCCTTATATGGGTGGACCAGACATCATCAAGAACACAAATGGTGCCGGTGACTGTGCCCTTGCCGCTGTTCTGCATGATATTTGTGCTAATGAATACCATAAACTGAATGTACCAAACTCAGCAAAACATGAACAAAGTGCAATTACCTATTCATCTTTGGCACAGATAAGCAAATATGCAAATCGTGCAAGCTATGAGGTACTCGTTCAGCATTCACCAAGGCTATCTCGAGGCTTACCTGAGCGTGAAGACTCACTAGAGCAATCATACTGGGAACAATAA
- the mltF gene encoding membrane-bound lytic murein transglycosylase MltF, translated as MFKYVFMCFVVICLIGCDKAPLNQLQHVKQNKVLRVGTLAGPGNYYQGTTGEQGFEYELASEFANELGVELHIVPYFNLDELFARLDAGDLDIVASAVSFHPSRTAQYRFGPTYRMISQKLVYKQGREWPRDFDDIKAPITVLAHSNHVIALEEAKTSHPHLSWEVVSDKGEEELLQAIIDGEIDYTITDSHSLALFRRYHPTVSIAFSVTKDEHVAWMMRNEKDDSLYALLPAFFARVQQNNFLATLEEKYFGHIEEFNYVNTLAFVEAVHSTLPTYLKWFKSYSKQHNIDWRLLAAVSYQESMWDPRAKSPTGVRGIMMLTQPTAKKVGVTNRLNAQQNIEGGAKYLRILFDRMPEEIQQPDSTWLALASYNVGWGHVRDARNITADQGGDPNNWADVKKRLPLLTKKRYYRNTRYGYARGDVAVTYVDNIRRYYDALVWLEDNGALLPDSSKASSQTTPVDNSDKASEVEKQQ; from the coding sequence ATGTTTAAATACGTCTTTATGTGCTTTGTTGTCATCTGTTTAATTGGGTGCGACAAAGCCCCTCTTAATCAGTTGCAACATGTAAAACAAAATAAGGTATTACGTGTTGGCACGCTCGCGGGTCCGGGAAACTACTACCAAGGCACCACTGGAGAACAAGGGTTCGAATATGAACTGGCGAGTGAATTTGCCAATGAGCTTGGTGTTGAATTACACATCGTTCCTTACTTTAACTTAGATGAGTTATTTGCAAGGCTAGATGCTGGGGACTTAGATATCGTCGCCTCCGCGGTGAGCTTCCACCCATCAAGAACAGCGCAATATCGTTTTGGCCCAACGTATAGAATGATCAGTCAAAAGCTCGTGTACAAACAAGGGAGAGAGTGGCCAAGAGACTTTGATGATATTAAAGCGCCAATTACCGTACTTGCACACAGCAATCATGTTATCGCGCTTGAAGAGGCTAAAACAAGCCATCCTCATTTGAGTTGGGAGGTTGTCTCAGATAAAGGTGAGGAAGAACTGCTTCAGGCCATCATTGATGGAGAGATTGACTACACCATTACAGACTCACATTCACTGGCCCTATTTAGACGCTACCACCCGACCGTCAGTATTGCGTTTTCAGTTACAAAAGATGAACATGTGGCGTGGATGATGCGTAACGAAAAAGACGACTCGTTATATGCGTTGCTGCCTGCATTTTTCGCTCGAGTACAACAAAACAACTTTTTGGCCACGCTCGAAGAGAAGTATTTTGGTCATATCGAAGAGTTTAACTATGTAAACACCTTAGCCTTTGTCGAAGCCGTACATAGTACCTTACCAACCTATCTCAAGTGGTTTAAAAGTTATTCGAAACAGCACAATATCGATTGGCGTTTGCTGGCTGCAGTCAGCTATCAAGAATCGATGTGGGATCCCAGAGCTAAATCTCCAACTGGGGTTCGTGGCATTATGATGCTAACGCAACCCACAGCTAAAAAAGTTGGCGTGACAAACCGCCTCAATGCCCAACAAAATATTGAAGGTGGTGCCAAATATCTACGTATTTTATTTGACCGTATGCCTGAAGAAATACAGCAACCCGATAGTACTTGGCTTGCCCTTGCTTCTTACAATGTAGGCTGGGGCCATGTACGAGATGCACGCAACATTACTGCGGATCAAGGTGGCGATCCGAATAACTGGGCAGATGTTAAAAAACGACTACCGCTACTTACTAAAAAGCGCTACTATCGAAATACAAGATATGGATATGCTCGTGGTGATGTTGCGGTAACGTATGTAGATAATATTCGCCGCTATTATGATGCACTTGTGTGGTTGGAAGACAACGGTGCACTCCTACCTGATAGCAGTAAAGCCTCTTCGCAAACGACTCCGGTTGATAATTCGGACAAAGCCAGTGAAGTCGAGAAGCAACAGTAA
- the tadA gene encoding tRNA adenosine(34) deaminase TadA produces MSEVKDDQYWMRMALAFADKAEAENEIPVGAVVVKDGEMIAAGWNRSITCHDPSAHAEMMAIREAGKVVENYRLIDCTLYVTLEPCPMCAGLLVHSRLSRVVFGASDAKTGAAGSIMNLLQHEKLNHQLEVTSGVLGEVCGEKLSAFFKRRRQEIKAAKKLKNGST; encoded by the coding sequence ATGTCAGAAGTAAAAGATGATCAATATTGGATGAGAATGGCGTTAGCATTTGCTGACAAAGCTGAAGCCGAAAACGAAATTCCAGTCGGTGCTGTTGTAGTGAAAGATGGTGAAATGATAGCTGCGGGTTGGAACCGTTCAATTACCTGTCATGATCCTTCGGCTCACGCTGAAATGATGGCTATTAGAGAAGCTGGCAAAGTCGTTGAAAATTATCGGCTGATTGATTGCACTTTATATGTGACGCTTGAGCCATGTCCTATGTGTGCCGGTTTACTGGTTCATAGCCGCTTGAGCCGAGTGGTGTTTGGTGCCTCTGATGCAAAAACGGGTGCGGCTGGTTCGATAATGAACTTGTTACAGCACGAAAAGCTGAACCACCAACTAGAAGTTACATCGGGCGTATTGGGTGAAGTATGTGGCGAAAAGCTGTCTGCATTTTTTAAGCGCAGACGCCAAGAGATTAAAGCAGCAAAAAAGTTGAAAAACGGTAGTACTTAA
- the glsB gene encoding glutaminase B — MPNYQEILEQAAQRVQPLLRQGKVANYIPALAEQPLEQFSVSLHTVDGETFSAGDTEARFTIQSVSKVMTLTLALQRYGDELWSRVGKEPSGTAFNSLTQLEFENGIPRNPFINAGAIVTCDALYSRLSAPIHTMLESYRAMSGNDKLCINKVVAQSEYDHRYRNAAMAYLMKSFGNFNNEVEDVLWSYFNFCAIEMNTTELAKSFSYLSSQGYCNLSKQRILTKKQTKQMNSLLFTSGLYDAAGDFGYRVGMPGKSGVGGAIIAIVPNRFTISVWSPGLDKVGNSLAGIAALEYLSNELGTAIF, encoded by the coding sequence TATTCCCGCTTTAGCTGAGCAGCCGTTAGAACAATTTTCTGTTTCACTTCACACGGTAGATGGCGAAACATTTAGTGCTGGAGATACTGAAGCCAGATTTACAATTCAATCAGTATCTAAAGTAATGACATTGACGCTAGCATTGCAGCGCTATGGTGACGAGCTTTGGAGTCGGGTAGGGAAAGAGCCTTCGGGTACTGCTTTTAATTCCTTAACTCAGCTTGAGTTCGAAAATGGCATTCCAAGAAATCCCTTTATAAATGCAGGTGCCATTGTAACTTGTGATGCGCTGTACTCTCGTTTATCTGCTCCAATTCATACCATGCTAGAAAGCTATAGAGCGATGTCTGGTAATGATAAGCTGTGTATTAATAAGGTTGTGGCGCAGTCTGAGTATGATCACAGGTATAGAAATGCAGCGATGGCTTATTTGATGAAGTCATTTGGCAATTTTAATAATGAAGTCGAGGATGTGTTGTGGTCATATTTCAATTTTTGTGCAATAGAAATGAATACCACTGAGTTGGCGAAGTCATTTTCCTATCTGTCTAGTCAGGGTTACTGCAACTTATCAAAACAGCGGATACTAACCAAAAAACAAACCAAGCAAATGAACTCGCTGTTGTTTACGAGTGGTCTTTACGATGCAGCAGGTGACTTCGGTTATCGAGTAGGAATGCCTGGCAAGTCGGGTGTCGGGGGGGCAATAATCGCTATTGTGCCGAATCGTTTTACAATTTCGGTATGGTCGCCAGGGCTTGATAAAGTAGGTAACTCTTTGGCTGGGATCGCGGCATTAGAATACCTATCCAACGAACTTGGTACTGCTATTTTTTGA